The Pyrus communis chromosome 2, drPyrComm1.1, whole genome shotgun sequence genome includes a window with the following:
- the LOC137725725 gene encoding trihelix transcription factor DF1-like, which produces MPAVPAAVPDNSSTMFPSGGSSGVEAADTAEVVPEGSHESETTNVLSNSVQEENKGDRNLSGGNRWPRQETVALLKIRSQMDDAFRDSSLKAPLWEDVSRKLGELGYYRSAKKCKEKFENVYKYHRRTKQGRSGKQEGKTYRFFDELEAFAHQNHHHPSTIQPKPQVVLWPTMNNSHPNNPSLVVPHVTITTLPLSSTPSIQTPTNGFLPNGPQISPPHITISPLNLSHQNLNGFKPNLAANNLFSSSTSSTASDEEFQVQPRNKRKRKWKYFFRRLTKDVLEKQEKLQEKFLEAIAKCEHQRMAREEAWRMEEMARMSKEHEILAQERSLAAAKDAAVIEFLHKVSGQQNLTNMQALEAPSSQPQPMSVLMPPPLPAPVAVTRSSNFEVPKLNKGESPFPAGSTRWPRVEVEALINLRTCLDVKYQESGPKGSLWEEISVGMKRLGYNRSAKRCKEKWENINKYYKKVKESSKTRSEDSKTCPYFHLLDILHSKKNNKNDASYVEKPIAETMRPLIKVQPDQPVIEDIERENGDRNGDDEDGESTEEEDRSDDQMEMVTNDKDSSMDMVDS; this is translated from the exons ATGCCTGCGGTTCCTGCGGCTGTGCCTGACAACTCATCAACTATGTTCCCATCTGGCGGGAGCTCCGGTGTCGAAGCGGCCGACACGGCAGAAGTGGTTCCTGAAGGAAGTCATGAATCCGAAACGACAAACGTGTTGTCAAATTCAGTTCAAGAGGAAAACAAGGGTGACCGGAATTTATCTGGAGGAAACCGGTGGCCTCGACAAGAAACGGTGGCGCTTCTGAAGATACGGTCTCAAATGGATGACGCTTTTCGTGACTCTAGTCTCAAAGCTCCATTGTGGGAAGATGTTTCAAG AAAGCTAGGTGAGCTTGGTTATTACCGAAGCGCtaagaaatgcaaggagaaattCGAGAACGTGTATAAGTACCACAGGAGAACCAAACAAGGCCGATCTGGAAAACAAGAAGGAAAAACCTATCGATTTTTCGATGAACTTGAAGCTTTCGCtcatcaaaatcatcatcacCCATCAACAATACAACCAAAACCTCAAGTAGTACTGTGGCCAACCATGAACAACAGCCATCCAAACAACCCTAGTCTTGTAGTTCCTCATGTCACGATTACtactcttcctctttcttcaaCACCAAGCATCCAGACCCCAACCAATGGCTTTCTTCCAAATGGTCCTCAAATTTCACCACCACACATTACAATATCACCTCTCAATCTCTCTCATCAGAATCTTAATGGGTTCAAGCCAAACTTGGCAGCAAACAATCTTTTTTCGAGTTCTACTTCCTCGACTGCGTCGGACGAAGAGTTTCAAGTTCAGCCGCGCAACAAGAGAAAAAGGAAGTGGAAGTACTTCTTCAGAAGGCTGACCAAGGACGTGCTGGAGAAGCAAGAAAAGCTGCAGGAGAAATTCTTGGAAGCAATAGCGAAATGCGAGCACCAACGAATGGCGAGAGAAGAAGCTTGGAGGATGGAAGAGATGGCGAGGATGAGTAAAGAACATGAAATTTTAGCCCAAGAAAGATCGTTAGCAGCAGCAAAAGATGCCGCGGTTATTGAATTCTTGCACAAGGTTTCGGGACAACAAAATTTGACGAATATGCAAGCACTTGAGGCACCATCATCCCAGCCTCAGCCAATGTCAGTACTAATGCCACCACCGCTTCCAGCTCCGGTGGCAGTGACTAGAAGTAGTAATTTTGAGGTTCCGAAACTGAATAAGGGTGAAAGTCCATTTCCCGCAGGGTCCACAAGATGGCCAAGAGTTGAAGTTGAAGCTTTGATAAACTTGAGGACATGTCTTGACGTGAAGTACCAAGAATCCGGGCCTAAAGGATCTCTTTGGGAGGAGATATCGGTGGGGATGAAGCGGCTCGGATACAATAGGAGTGCAAAGAGGTGCAAAGAGAAGTGGGAGAACATCAACAAGTACTACAAGAAGGTGAAGGAGAGCAGCAAAACACGCTCTGAGGATTCAAAAACATGTCCATATTTTCACCTGCTGGACATCTTGCACAGTAAAAAGAACAATAAGAATGATGCTAGTTATGTGGAGAAGCCCATTGCTGAAACAATGCGGCCGTTGATCAAGGTCCAGCCAGACCAGCCGGTGATTGAAGATATTGAAAGGGAAAACGGGGATCGAAATGGAGACGACGAAGATGGAGAGAGTACAGAGGAAGAAGATCGGAGTGATGACCAGATGGAGATGGTAACCAACGACAAAGATTCATCAATGGACATGGTGGATTCATGA